The Streptomyces tubercidicus DNA segment CTACGCCGCCTACCGCGACTGGTTCACCGCGGAGGTCGCCGCCGACCTGGCCGAGGCCCGCGACGGCCTCGGGGTGAGCCCGCTCAAGGAAGCCCTGGAGGTACTGCGCGACCACCGCGATGTGCTGCGGTCGGTCATCGATGCGCCGGGCGTCGACGACGCGTCCCTGGCCACCTTCTTCGGGGAGTTCTCCGCGACGGTGAACCGGCAGGTGATCGGCCCGCAGCTGGACCGCTCGGCGGAGCTGCTCGCCCTGATCGACGCGGGGATCGTCCAGCTCGGCCCCGGACCACAGCCGAAGGTCGTCGCACCGGCCGGCCAAGGACCCTGGCGCCTGGAATCCACCTGCCTGGCCGAGCCGTTGCGGATGGAGACCGACCACGTGGTGCAGGCGCATGTGGCCGAGCCCGGCGCCGACCGGGCGACCGGGACACTGCTCGGCACGCTCGTCGCCGCCGGCCGCGTCCGTACCCTCGCGCACCGCGGGACGACCGTGCACGGGCTGGACGTCACCCGCGACGGCCAGGGGGTCGACCGTACGGGCAGCCCGCAGCCACGGCTGTTCTTCCTCGGGCCGCACACCGAGGGGTCCAGCTACTACAACCACTATGTGCCCTCACCCGGCGCGCCCTCCCGTGCGCTGCTGGACGCCGAACGTGCCCTGAGCACCGCTCTGCCGGAACTGATGACGAGGAAGCGATGAACAACAGCGAGACCTACACCCCCTGGACGCAGGAGTACCGGGCCGAGACGCGCGCCGCGCAGGGCGACGGCTGGCGCTGCCCCACCACCGGCGCCGTGCCGCCCCCGATCGGGCTGGCCGCGACCTTCGCGCGCGACAGCGAGTACCGGGCGCCGGCCGGACTGGCGTATCTGCGGGATCAGGGAACCCCGGGATACGAGCAGGTCGAGACGGTGGTGGCGGGCCTTGAGGGCGGTTCGGACGCGCTGGTCTTCTCGTCGGGCATGGCCGCCGCCACCGCCGTGTTCCAGGTGCTGCCGGCCGGTGCGCGGGTCGTGGTCCCGGAGACCATGTACTTCGGACTCACCAAGTGGCTGCGGGAGTTCGGCCCGCAGCGCGGCCTGGAGGTCGTCCAGGCGCCCATGAACGACCTGGACGCGGTGCGGGCCGCCGTGGCCGCCGCGCCGACCGCGCTGGTGTGGGCGGAGTCCCCGGCGAACCCCACCTGGACGGTGACCGACATCGCCGCCTGCGCCGAGATCGCGCACGCGGCCGGTGCCCTGTTCGGCGTCGACAACACCGTCCCCACCCCGGTGCACTCCCAGCCGTTCGCCCTCGGCGCGGACCTGATCATGCATTCGGGCACCAAGTACCTCAACGGCCATACCGATGTCGTCGCCGGACTTCTCGTCAAGGCACCGGGCAGCAGCGAGGCCCGGGACGCGATCTGGGAGCGGCTCCAGCTGCACCGCCGACTGACCGGACCGATCCTCGGCCCCATGGAGACCTACCTCCTGATGCGGGGCATACGGACGCTCTTCCCCCGTATGCGGCAGATATCGGCCACCGCCATGGCCGTGGCCGAGCACTTCGCGGAGCACCCCCGCATCCGTCGGGTGGCCTACCCCGGGCTCGCCACCGACCCGGGCCACGCGGTCGCCGCCCGGCAGATGACCGGCGGCTTCAGCGGCATGCTCTCGCTGCATGTCGACGGCGAGTGGCAGCAGTCCCTGCGGACCGCCAACCACTGCGAACTCTTCATCCGTGCCACGTCGTTGGGCGGTGTGGAGAGTCTGGTCGAACACCGCTACACCTTCGAAGGACCGGGTAGTACCTCGCCGAAGGACATGCTGCGGCTGTCCATTGGCCTGGAGAGCCCCGCAGACCTTGTCGCCGACCTCGAACAGGCCCTGGAAAAGGCCGTGAAGGAAGACCGTTGAGTTCCAAGACACCCACGCCACACCCCGACGCCGCACCGTCGGGTTCCGCCCCACCGCAGCGCGCGGCGGAGGCGGCGGACGGGTCCCCGAATCCGGGGGCCCGTCCGGGCCTGTTCCGCGACGCCTCGCTGTCCGCGGTCCTGGCCGGCTTCGTCGCCGTCGTCGTGTCCTACTCGGGCCCGCTCGTCATCGTGCTCGCGGCCGCGTCCGCCGGGCATCTGAACACCGCTCAGACCAGCTCATGGGTCTGGGCCATCTCCATCGGCAGCGGGCTCACCTGTATCGGGCTGAGCCTGCGCACCAAGATGCC contains these protein-coding regions:
- a CDS encoding trans-sulfuration enzyme family protein; its protein translation is MNNSETYTPWTQEYRAETRAAQGDGWRCPTTGAVPPPIGLAATFARDSEYRAPAGLAYLRDQGTPGYEQVETVVAGLEGGSDALVFSSGMAAATAVFQVLPAGARVVVPETMYFGLTKWLREFGPQRGLEVVQAPMNDLDAVRAAVAAAPTALVWAESPANPTWTVTDIAACAEIAHAAGALFGVDNTVPTPVHSQPFALGADLIMHSGTKYLNGHTDVVAGLLVKAPGSSEARDAIWERLQLHRRLTGPILGPMETYLLMRGIRTLFPRMRQISATAMAVAEHFAEHPRIRRVAYPGLATDPGHAVAARQMTGGFSGMLSLHVDGEWQQSLRTANHCELFIRATSLGGVESLVEHRYTFEGPGSTSPKDMLRLSIGLESPADLVADLEQALEKAVKEDR